Proteins encoded together in one Halalkaliarchaeum sp. AArc-CO window:
- a CDS encoding DUF2240 family protein, with amino-acid sequence MSLEIAVAVPFRQEGTDRLGEGEFVVALSLDRDWFSPDQAKRLVDIAQGRGLLAEEEGALRARFDPADVEVPEGFVPDESILREQSTFERVLESLVDAGVEKRDAVAAINDRQRRLGVANEAAAILVAREHGIQLDGIAERARSDLVGEER; translated from the coding sequence ATGAGTCTCGAAATCGCAGTCGCGGTCCCGTTCCGTCAGGAGGGAACCGATCGGCTGGGGGAAGGGGAGTTCGTCGTCGCCCTCTCGCTGGATCGCGACTGGTTTTCGCCCGATCAGGCCAAGCGGCTCGTCGATATCGCTCAGGGGCGCGGTCTGCTCGCGGAGGAGGAAGGGGCGCTTCGTGCCCGGTTCGATCCAGCCGACGTCGAGGTGCCGGAGGGGTTCGTCCCCGACGAGTCGATCCTCAGAGAGCAGTCCACGTTCGAACGGGTGCTCGAGTCCCTGGTCGACGCGGGAGTCGAAAAACGGGACGCCGTCGCCGCCATCAACGACCGACAGCGACGGCTCGGCGTGGCGAACGAGGCGGCTGCGATACTCGTTGCGCGCGAGCACGGGATCCAACTCGACGGCATCGCCGAGCGCGCGCGAAGCGACCTCGTGGGGGAGGAGCGCTGA
- a CDS encoding helix-turn-helix domain-containing protein: protein MQSSRDRPESDDSRTRITVTVSDPGATAELLNCLLEQSEGVDSSQIHISATDPQEVQTVTVDGLTQKQRQAVLSATALGYYDDPRSASLGDVAAELDVSDSAASKRLKTVERKLVLALADQLSS, encoded by the coding sequence ATGCAATCTTCACGGGACCGCCCGGAGTCCGACGACAGTCGAACCAGGATTACGGTGACGGTATCCGATCCTGGAGCGACCGCTGAACTGCTGAACTGTCTCCTCGAGCAGAGTGAAGGCGTCGACAGCAGTCAGATTCACATCTCGGCGACTGATCCACAGGAGGTTCAGACGGTGACGGTCGACGGCCTCACCCAAAAGCAGCGACAGGCGGTCCTGAGTGCGACAGCCCTCGGCTACTACGACGATCCTCGTTCGGCGTCGCTGGGCGACGTTGCCGCCGAACTCGACGTGTCGGATTCGGCAGCGTCGAAACGGTTGAAAACGGTCGAACGAAAGCTGGTACTGGCACTTGCAGACCAACTCTCTAGTTGA
- a CDS encoding molybdopterin-dependent oxidoreductase, whose product MSKANDDIAAEHSKRDGVMPTDRRGFLKLGAVGVAGAAATLQLSALAEAEDGVDTAFSPRDALAEETGEWRASTCAGCTSWCASEILVEGGRALKVRGNSNSQIHGVSNCPRKHLGIQQLYDPDRVTQPMRRTNPNKGPDEDPEFEPITWDEAISEIADHIMMLRENEETHKAMVTRGRYTYLRPILYSHFPAIVGTPNNISHSAICAEAEKFGPYYTEGEWSYRQYDIENTDYVIAWGADPINSNRQVSYYSSEWGDMLDDADLAVVEPRLSATAAKADEFLPVEPGEDGAVAVAMAHVILTEGLWSREFVGEFADGENLFVEGEEVDPGEFDESENSTGVVDWWNEELKNKTPEWAAERSGVPADQIERVARNFGEAGPNALVWMGGGPVMQVRGSYTSMAVHALNGLVGSVGNEGGTLFSPSDGTASLPGADDYIDEVAQQGLDYIEEHRDEVTGDKIDQRGAKDQPVLKEGSSGGGVVTNNAADGMLEEDPMEIKFLLSYWNNYAFSNPENQRWIDALEKLEGEEYLHVTVETNPSETAWFADIVLPATHHQFERWGQLRSTAARRRSINLHQPVLCDDPDDPEEVLENGRLWNVKSDETEIVYMIADELAERGFTEMLDYCEQYEDPETGLSPSDEYDDRELRAQAFSRNAIKLRMQPMWDPEVGHPGGDDYDGWEQFREAGIWNSDEWEYRHRWPSEGGEFGTVSGTFEFYSETLKEALGGHADRYDTDVDDILETCNYLAREGDDNAPHPFLPHYEEPYIHGEDDYDFEFVDYKSRLNREGRSANTEWYQEFGDADPGDEPGQDVVKLHPDDAADLGIDDGDEVVIESPVGEIECTAKLWEGVQPGTVAKTYGQGHWAYGRRAAEVFGEEAKGGNNNRLIPADYDRLSGSSVFYGCVSVNVKPQ is encoded by the coding sequence ATGTCAAAAGCAAACGACGACATCGCGGCCGAGCACAGTAAGAGAGACGGCGTCATGCCGACCGACCGGAGAGGGTTCCTCAAACTCGGGGCGGTGGGCGTTGCAGGGGCCGCAGCGACCCTGCAACTGTCCGCGCTCGCCGAGGCCGAGGACGGAGTCGACACGGCGTTTTCGCCCCGGGACGCCCTCGCGGAAGAGACTGGGGAGTGGCGCGCCTCGACGTGTGCGGGGTGTACCTCGTGGTGTGCCTCCGAGATCCTCGTCGAGGGCGGGCGCGCCCTGAAGGTCCGCGGGAACTCGAACTCCCAGATCCACGGCGTTTCCAACTGTCCCCGCAAGCACCTGGGCATCCAGCAACTGTACGATCCCGACAGGGTCACCCAGCCGATGCGGCGGACGAACCCGAACAAAGGCCCCGACGAGGATCCGGAGTTCGAGCCGATCACGTGGGATGAGGCGATCTCCGAGATCGCCGATCATATCATGATGCTCCGGGAGAACGAGGAGACCCACAAGGCGATGGTCACCCGCGGCCGGTACACGTACCTCCGGCCGATCCTCTACAGTCATTTCCCGGCGATCGTCGGCACCCCGAACAACATCTCCCACAGCGCGATCTGTGCGGAGGCCGAAAAGTTTGGCCCGTACTACACCGAAGGCGAGTGGTCGTACCGCCAGTACGACATCGAGAACACCGACTACGTGATCGCGTGGGGAGCAGACCCGATAAACTCCAACAGGCAGGTCTCCTACTACTCCAGCGAATGGGGAGACATGCTGGACGACGCGGATCTCGCGGTCGTCGAACCGCGCCTGAGTGCGACTGCCGCCAAGGCGGACGAGTTCCTCCCCGTCGAACCAGGCGAGGACGGCGCGGTCGCGGTCGCGATGGCCCACGTGATCCTCACGGAGGGGCTGTGGAGCCGCGAATTCGTCGGCGAGTTCGCGGACGGCGAAAACCTGTTCGTCGAGGGCGAGGAGGTCGATCCCGGGGAGTTCGACGAGTCCGAAAACAGTACCGGCGTCGTCGACTGGTGGAACGAGGAGCTGAAGAACAAGACCCCCGAGTGGGCAGCGGAGCGCTCCGGCGTGCCGGCCGACCAGATCGAACGCGTCGCCCGCAACTTCGGCGAAGCTGGACCGAACGCCCTCGTGTGGATGGGTGGCGGCCCGGTCATGCAGGTTCGGGGCAGCTACACCAGCATGGCGGTCCACGCGCTCAACGGCCTCGTCGGCTCCGTCGGTAACGAGGGTGGAACGCTCTTTTCACCGTCCGACGGTACCGCGAGCCTCCCCGGCGCGGACGACTACATCGACGAGGTCGCCCAGCAGGGGCTCGACTACATCGAGGAACACCGCGACGAGGTGACCGGGGACAAGATCGACCAGCGCGGCGCCAAGGACCAGCCCGTGCTCAAGGAGGGGTCGTCCGGCGGCGGCGTCGTGACCAACAACGCCGCCGACGGGATGCTGGAGGAGGACCCGATGGAGATCAAGTTCCTGCTGTCCTACTGGAACAACTACGCCTTCTCCAATCCCGAGAACCAGCGCTGGATCGATGCGCTGGAGAAACTCGAGGGCGAGGAGTACCTCCACGTCACCGTCGAGACCAACCCCAGCGAGACGGCATGGTTCGCCGACATCGTTCTGCCGGCGACCCACCACCAGTTCGAGCGGTGGGGTCAGCTCCGCAGCACGGCCGCCCGTCGTCGGTCGATCAACCTCCACCAGCCGGTGCTGTGTGACGATCCCGACGATCCGGAGGAGGTCCTCGAGAACGGCCGTCTCTGGAACGTCAAAAGCGACGAGACTGAGATCGTCTACATGATCGCCGACGAACTGGCCGAGCGGGGCTTCACCGAGATGCTCGACTACTGCGAGCAGTACGAGGACCCCGAAACCGGGTTGTCTCCGAGCGACGAGTACGACGACCGCGAACTCCGCGCCCAGGCGTTTTCCCGGAACGCGATCAAACTCCGCATGCAGCCGATGTGGGACCCGGAAGTCGGTCATCCCGGCGGCGACGACTACGACGGCTGGGAACAGTTCCGGGAAGCCGGCATCTGGAACTCCGACGAGTGGGAGTACAGACACCGCTGGCCCTCGGAGGGCGGGGAGTTCGGCACCGTGTCGGGCACCTTCGAGTTTTACAGTGAGACGCTCAAAGAGGCTCTCGGCGGCCACGCCGACCGCTACGACACGGACGTCGACGACATCCTCGAGACGTGTAACTATCTGGCACGGGAAGGCGACGATAACGCGCCGCACCCGTTCCTCCCGCACTACGAGGAGCCGTACATCCACGGCGAGGACGACTACGACTTCGAGTTCGTCGACTACAAGTCCCGGCTCAACAGGGAGGGACGGTCGGCGAACACAGAGTGGTACCAGGAGTTCGGCGACGCCGATCCCGGCGACGAACCCGGGCAGGACGTCGTCAAGCTCCACCCGGACGACGCCGCCGACCTCGGCATCGACGACGGCGACGAGGTCGTGATCGAGTCGCCCGTCGGCGAAATCGAGTGTACGGCCAAACTCTGGGAAGGCGTCCAGCCCGGCACGGTCGCCAAGACGTACGGGCAGGGGCACTGGGCGTACGGCCGCAGGGCCGCCGAGGTGTTCGGCGAGGAAGCCAAAGGTGGCAACAACAACCGCCTGATCCCGGCCGACTACGACCGTCTGAGCGGAAGTTCGGTGTTCTACGGCTGTGTCAGCGTCAACGTGAAGCCGCAGTAA
- a CDS encoding substrate-binding domain-containing protein, producing the protein MRQREAGESGCTDAETDDIVDERRSNLSSRIAGWGSRRQFLAAGATAVGIGLAGCLGGDGEATYERNYDGPGVSPEGTDWEELPDLHGELTVYSGRREAQIGPVLTEIESYYDDLTINVRYEDNETHLRAIDEEGENSPADVLYTQDSGTLGALKALGRTVDLTDDILETVPGSWRDPEGTWTGVSGRTRCIAYNTDTWDAGDLPTDLFAYPEADRFHGEMGWRVDSGSFLGFVRAMMVENGDDRTRQFLEDMLAADVNNYEGGSTTPNALADGEVSIGLVNHYYVGRLIADQPDAPVSITFTEGDVGSLFNVSGAAVLDSSDERELGQDFIRHLLGRQGQEFFVDTNKEYAVIDGVDYVGDLPTLEDLNPPEFDLNELADIEPAVDLLRDVGMR; encoded by the coding sequence ATGCGACAGCGTGAAGCTGGTGAAAGTGGCTGTACCGACGCCGAAACCGACGATATCGTCGACGAACGGCGATCGAATCTCTCCTCCAGGATTGCGGGCTGGGGGAGTCGACGGCAGTTCCTCGCGGCGGGGGCGACGGCGGTCGGAATCGGCCTGGCCGGCTGTCTCGGGGGAGACGGGGAGGCGACCTACGAACGAAACTACGACGGGCCGGGCGTCTCTCCTGAAGGAACTGACTGGGAAGAGCTGCCCGACCTCCACGGGGAACTCACCGTCTACTCCGGTCGGCGCGAGGCACAGATCGGACCCGTGCTGACGGAAATTGAGTCCTATTACGACGATCTCACGATCAACGTCCGGTACGAGGACAACGAAACCCATCTCCGTGCAATCGACGAGGAGGGAGAAAACAGCCCCGCGGACGTCCTCTACACACAGGATTCCGGGACGCTCGGAGCACTCAAAGCGCTCGGCCGGACTGTCGATCTCACCGACGACATCCTGGAGACGGTCCCCGGGAGCTGGCGGGACCCGGAGGGGACCTGGACGGGCGTCTCGGGTCGGACGCGGTGTATCGCGTACAACACGGACACATGGGACGCTGGGGATCTGCCGACGGATCTGTTTGCGTATCCAGAAGCGGACCGGTTCCACGGCGAGATGGGGTGGCGGGTCGATTCGGGCTCGTTCCTCGGCTTCGTTCGGGCGATGATGGTCGAGAACGGGGACGACAGGACCCGACAGTTCCTCGAGGACATGCTCGCGGCCGACGTCAATAATTACGAGGGGGGCTCCACGACACCAAACGCGCTGGCCGACGGCGAGGTGTCGATCGGCCTCGTGAACCACTACTACGTCGGGCGGTTGATCGCGGATCAGCCGGACGCGCCAGTGAGTATCACCTTCACCGAGGGGGACGTCGGATCGCTGTTCAACGTCTCGGGAGCAGCCGTGCTCGATTCGAGCGACGAACGGGAGCTCGGCCAGGACTTCATCCGGCATCTGCTGGGACGCCAGGGGCAGGAGTTCTTCGTGGACACGAACAAGGAGTACGCGGTGATCGACGGCGTGGACTACGTCGGTGACCTTCCGACTCTCGAGGATCTCAACCCGCCGGAGTTCGACCTCAACGAACTGGCGGACATCGAGCCGGCGGTCGACCTGCTCCGGGACGTGGGGATGCGGTGA
- a CDS encoding molecular chaperone TorD family protein: protein MNELSRDELLAEAECRGNAYKFLSVCYRLPDEEWRETMAAARNASIHPRLEELVGTTPPDRDDLRVDYAKLFVGPFEVLAPPYGSVYMEQHGRAMGESTLDVERRYREEGLDIGLDEPADHIVAELEFLYYLVVNEAEALRNDDLETAATYLEKQRSFLESHLGNWIGEFATNVAENATTEFYRTLGRETARFVDGDLNRIREQLERLDG, encoded by the coding sequence ATGAACGAACTATCCAGGGACGAACTGCTGGCCGAGGCGGAATGCCGAGGGAACGCCTACAAGTTCCTCTCGGTCTGTTACCGCCTCCCGGACGAGGAGTGGCGAGAGACGATGGCGGCCGCGCGGAACGCCTCGATACACCCGCGCCTCGAGGAGCTGGTCGGGACAACGCCCCCCGATCGTGACGATCTCCGGGTCGACTACGCGAAGCTGTTCGTCGGTCCCTTCGAGGTGCTCGCGCCGCCGTACGGGTCGGTGTACATGGAGCAACACGGCAGGGCGATGGGCGAGTCGACCCTGGATGTCGAGCGCAGATATCGGGAAGAAGGGCTGGATATCGGCCTCGACGAGCCCGCCGACCACATCGTGGCAGAGCTGGAGTTCCTCTACTACCTCGTCGTAAACGAGGCCGAGGCGCTCAGGAACGACGATCTCGAGACGGCCGCCACCTATCTGGAGAAACAGCGGTCGTTCCTCGAGAGCCACCTCGGGAACTGGATCGGCGAGTTCGCGACCAACGTCGCCGAGAACGCCACCACCGAGTTCTACCGGACGCTCGGCCGGGAGACGGCTCGGTTCGTCGACGGCGATCTAAACCGGATTCGAGAGCAACTCGAGAGACTGGACGGCTGA
- a CDS encoding phosphoribosylamine--glycine ligase — MNASDTKRFLFCSLDAALITDLAWQIHREGHDVKYYIEAESDKEIGDGFVPKTDDWRADVEWADVIVFDDIWVGSEVGTGQLAQELREDGHAVVGGTPNTDRLEEDRGYAMEILEDHGVNTIDHREFYDFEEGIEYVQKNPAPYVIKPLGEVQNVKRLLYVGREPDGGDVIDVLRAYKKAWGHRMKGFQLQRKVEGVEIAICGFFDGEEFIDEVNFNFEHKRLFPGNIGPQTGEMGTSMFWSGQNQLFAETFEKLEGWLAQEGYVGSIDLNCIVNATGIYPLEFTPRFGYPTITLQEESIESSTGQFFYNLAHGNEPELEVHSGFQVAIRVVLPPFPFDDEKTYDENSRNAAVVFETDSREGIHLEDTKKVDGQWRAAGESGMPLVVTGKGETMQEARTQCYGRVDDIVIPNLYYRDDVGERWMDGEGDRLQAWGYLGPRS; from the coding sequence ATGAACGCCTCCGACACCAAGCGGTTCCTGTTCTGTTCGCTGGACGCCGCCCTGATCACCGATCTCGCCTGGCAGATCCATCGGGAGGGGCACGACGTCAAGTACTACATTGAAGCCGAAAGCGACAAAGAGATCGGCGACGGGTTCGTTCCGAAAACCGACGATTGGCGCGCGGACGTCGAGTGGGCCGACGTCATCGTTTTCGACGACATCTGGGTCGGCTCCGAGGTGGGAACCGGACAACTCGCACAGGAACTCCGCGAGGACGGACACGCCGTCGTCGGCGGGACCCCGAACACGGATCGCCTCGAGGAGGACCGCGGCTACGCGATGGAGATCCTCGAGGATCACGGGGTGAACACGATCGACCATCGGGAGTTCTACGACTTCGAGGAGGGAATCGAATACGTCCAGAAGAACCCGGCCCCCTACGTCATCAAGCCGCTCGGGGAAGTGCAGAACGTCAAACGATTGCTGTACGTCGGGCGCGAACCCGACGGCGGTGACGTGATCGACGTCCTGCGTGCCTACAAGAAGGCGTGGGGACACCGGATGAAAGGGTTCCAGCTCCAGCGCAAGGTCGAAGGCGTCGAGATAGCCATCTGTGGGTTCTTCGACGGGGAGGAGTTCATCGACGAGGTGAACTTCAACTTCGAGCACAAGCGGCTCTTCCCGGGGAACATCGGCCCACAGACCGGCGAGATGGGGACGTCGATGTTCTGGTCTGGACAGAACCAACTGTTTGCTGAAACGTTCGAAAAACTGGAAGGCTGGCTCGCACAGGAGGGCTACGTCGGAAGCATCGACCTCAACTGCATCGTCAACGCGACCGGGATCTATCCCCTGGAGTTCACGCCGCGCTTTGGCTATCCGACGATCACGCTCCAGGAGGAGTCGATCGAGTCATCCACCGGCCAGTTCTTCTACAATCTCGCACACGGGAACGAGCCCGAACTGGAGGTCCACAGCGGCTTTCAGGTGGCGATACGGGTAGTCCTGCCGCCGTTCCCGTTCGACGACGAGAAGACCTACGACGAGAACTCCCGGAACGCAGCAGTCGTCTTCGAAACCGACAGCCGAGAGGGAATTCATCTCGAGGACACCAAGAAGGTGGACGGACAGTGGCGGGCGGCGGGGGAAAGCGGGATGCCGCTTGTCGTCACCGGTAAAGGAGAGACGATGCAGGAGGCCCGAACGCAGTGCTACGGACGCGTCGACGACATCGTGATCCCGAACCTCTACTACCGGGACGACGTCGGCGAGCGCTGGATGGACGGCGAGGGGGATCGGCTGCAGGCGTGGGGCTATCTCGGGCCGAGATCGTAG
- a CDS encoding succinylglutamate desuccinylase/aspartoacylase family protein, which produces MHTAETLTLARLPSGVPLSTTIHTYGDGEPVVYVQAAQHGREVNGTEVLRRLHGTLLEADLDGTVVAVPIADPLTFDRVAYVTPEPIDPVNSNMNRVWPGDPEGTVHERMADRLWEYAGRADYAVDLHTGSPDTLIHTVYYEGEPSCRRLAEAFGTDLLLAEPAGDDADTEWDQRSFAGKFRVAATREGIPTITPELAHNRQLVEPAIEAGVDGILEVLREVGILTGEPQPWDGTVARNHLGRIRATDSGLFRPADVATLGREVSPGDRLGTLYHPTTYEELQAVKADREGILYSVTREPTVTAGSSLVGVAERVE; this is translated from the coding sequence ATGCACACCGCCGAGACGCTGACGCTCGCCCGGCTTCCCTCCGGCGTGCCGCTTTCGACGACAATCCACACGTACGGCGACGGCGAACCCGTCGTCTACGTCCAGGCAGCCCAGCACGGCCGCGAGGTGAACGGCACCGAGGTTCTGCGCCGGCTCCACGGAACGCTTCTCGAGGCAGACCTCGACGGGACTGTCGTCGCCGTCCCGATCGCGGATCCGCTCACTTTCGACCGGGTCGCGTACGTCACGCCCGAACCCATCGATCCGGTCAACTCCAACATGAACCGTGTGTGGCCGGGCGACCCGGAGGGTACCGTTCACGAACGGATGGCCGATCGCCTGTGGGAGTACGCCGGCCGGGCCGACTACGCCGTCGACCTTCATACGGGTAGCCCGGACACGCTGATCCACACGGTGTATTACGAGGGGGAACCGTCGTGTCGGCGGCTCGCTGAGGCGTTCGGAACGGACCTCCTGCTTGCGGAGCCGGCCGGCGACGACGCCGACACGGAGTGGGACCAGCGGTCGTTCGCGGGCAAGTTCCGGGTCGCCGCCACCCGGGAGGGGATCCCGACGATCACGCCGGAACTGGCCCACAACAGACAACTGGTCGAACCCGCAATCGAGGCCGGCGTCGACGGCATCCTCGAGGTGCTCAGGGAGGTCGGGATCCTCACCGGGGAGCCGCAGCCGTGGGACGGCACCGTCGCACGAAACCATCTCGGGCGGATCCGGGCGACGGACTCGGGGCTGTTCCGCCCCGCCGACGTGGCGACGCTGGGTCGGGAAGTGTCCCCGGGCGACCGACTGGGGACACTGTACCATCCGACGACATACGAGGAACTCCAAGCGGTGAAGGCCGATCGGGAAGGAATCCTGTATTCGGTCACCCGGGAGCCGACTGTCACTGCTGGAAGTAGCCTCGTCGGCGTCGCCGAACGGGTCGAGTGA
- a CDS encoding 4Fe-4S dicluster domain-containing protein: protein MVIDLQRCSGCQACNIACKNENNVQEGFAWSDRITVTDGEFPDTSYEFIPTLCNHCEDAPCIDVCPVAGDALYKGPGGITMQNRDECIGCQQCVGACPYNKIEFSQGEQYDFWRGDERVMAGTATPREVTEQVGDYVPPYQNPSRDSLEGHYADRADADGAMDSGVAEKCEFCVSRVTQGELPACVEACPCDARIFGDLNDPDSSVSHVLEEHDGRFVDEWYGEDFGTEPKVQYIREFDGSDAGEPLGVGKGEVPELD from the coding sequence ATGGTGATCGACCTCCAGCGGTGTTCCGGCTGTCAGGCGTGTAACATCGCCTGCAAGAACGAGAACAACGTCCAAGAGGGGTTCGCCTGGTCCGACCGGATTACGGTAACGGACGGGGAGTTCCCGGACACCAGCTACGAGTTTATTCCGACACTGTGTAACCACTGTGAAGACGCTCCCTGTATCGACGTGTGTCCCGTCGCCGGCGACGCCCTCTACAAGGGCCCCGGCGGGATCACGATGCAGAACCGCGACGAGTGTATCGGCTGCCAGCAGTGTGTCGGCGCCTGCCCGTACAACAAGATCGAATTCTCCCAGGGGGAGCAGTACGACTTCTGGCGCGGCGACGAACGCGTCATGGCGGGGACGGCGACGCCTCGGGAAGTCACCGAGCAGGTCGGCGATTACGTCCCCCCGTATCAGAACCCCTCGCGTGACTCCCTTGAGGGACACTACGCCGACCGCGCTGACGCGGACGGTGCAATGGACTCGGGGGTCGCCGAGAAGTGTGAGTTCTGTGTCTCCCGGGTCACGCAGGGCGAACTCCCCGCGTGTGTCGAGGCGTGCCCCTGCGACGCGCGGATCTTCGGCGACCTGAACGATCCGGACAGTTCGGTGAGCCATGTCCTCGAAGAACACGACGGTCGATTCGTCGACGAGTGGTACGGCGAGGACTTCGGTACCGAACCAAAGGTGCAGTACATCCGCGAGTTCGACGGCAGCGACGCCGGGGAACCGCTCGGCGTCGGAAAGGGAGAGGTTCCCGAACTCGACTGA
- a CDS encoding universal stress protein, whose translation MSSLLDRVVIPVAGPEDAANTYESFRPRVVDPDGTVDTDVEIYVVYVVKKAGGAPDIASVEQREEYARDAFDRFEMLAGADGLEIESEIRYGTDVAEVILEYADELDASAIAFTSRGTGTWLNLITGGVRSSLLLNADRPVVVLPTEMED comes from the coding sequence ATGAGTTCGCTCCTGGATCGCGTCGTGATCCCGGTGGCCGGCCCCGAGGACGCGGCCAACACCTACGAGTCGTTCAGGCCGCGGGTCGTCGATCCGGACGGGACCGTCGACACCGACGTAGAAATCTACGTCGTCTACGTCGTCAAGAAAGCAGGCGGCGCGCCCGACATCGCGAGCGTCGAACAGCGAGAGGAGTACGCACGGGACGCGTTCGACCGGTTCGAGATGCTCGCGGGGGCAGACGGACTCGAGATCGAATCGGAGATCCGCTACGGAACCGACGTCGCGGAGGTGATCCTCGAGTACGCCGACGAACTCGACGCTTCCGCGATCGCGTTCACCTCCAGGGGGACCGGAACGTGGCTGAACCTGATAACAGGTGGCGTTCGAAGCTCCCTGCTTTTGAACGCCGACCGGCCGGTCGTGGTGTTGCCCACCGAGATGGAGGACTGA
- the pyk gene encoding pyruvate kinase — protein MRNAKIVCTLGPASDDRRTIRELVRAGMSVARLNASHGTTDHRADVIDRIREVDDATAEPVATMVDLQGPEVRTAPLEEPIQLESGSTVRFFEGETATPEEVGLSVSITAAKAGDTVLLDDGKIEATVERVDGSDVFAHIDSGGKLGGRKGVNVPGVDLDLELITEDDEAELRLAARKDADFVAASFVRDPEDVYAVSDYLEDDCGADIPVVAKIERAGAVDNLARIVDAADGVMVARGDLGVECPLEDVPMIQKRTIRLAIERGVPVITATEMLDSMVHSPRPTRAEASDVANAVLDGTDAVMLSGETAVGDHPVDVVKTMDRIVRQVEASDEYAETRERRVPAAQRESRTEALSRSARYLARDIGAAAIVAVSESGYTARKTAKFRPGVPVVATTPDDRVRRQLALSWGVQPKYADYAEGIEEILDNAVEAALSAGAAESGDTVVVLSGMMTEVEGTNTTNMLKVHVAAEAVATGKRIVGGRVAAPVIRTASGDLSGVEDGTLLALDADFDGEFEGDVRKLAGIVDARPGMTGYPAVVARELGIPMVSGAPLPDRIADGTVLTLDAERGVVYEGDVTVDASRR, from the coding sequence ATGCGCAACGCCAAGATCGTCTGTACGCTCGGGCCGGCCTCCGACGATCGGAGGACGATCCGGGAGCTCGTCCGGGCGGGGATGTCGGTCGCCCGGCTCAACGCCAGCCACGGGACGACAGACCACCGGGCCGACGTCATCGACAGGATCCGGGAGGTCGACGACGCCACCGCGGAGCCGGTGGCGACCATGGTCGACCTCCAGGGACCGGAGGTCAGGACGGCGCCGCTCGAGGAACCGATCCAGCTCGAGTCGGGGTCGACCGTCCGGTTTTTCGAAGGGGAGACAGCCACGCCGGAGGAGGTCGGGCTGTCGGTGTCGATCACGGCGGCGAAAGCGGGAGACACCGTGTTGCTCGACGACGGAAAGATCGAAGCGACAGTCGAGAGAGTCGACGGGTCGGACGTGTTCGCGCACATCGACTCCGGTGGGAAGCTGGGTGGTCGCAAGGGAGTCAACGTGCCCGGCGTCGATCTCGATCTCGAACTGATCACCGAAGACGACGAGGCGGAGCTTCGACTCGCTGCCAGAAAGGACGCCGACTTCGTCGCCGCGTCGTTCGTGCGCGACCCGGAGGACGTCTACGCCGTTTCCGACTACCTCGAAGACGATTGCGGGGCCGACATCCCGGTCGTCGCGAAAATCGAACGGGCTGGCGCCGTCGACAACCTCGCGAGGATCGTCGACGCCGCCGACGGCGTGATGGTTGCCCGGGGTGATCTCGGTGTGGAGTGCCCCCTCGAGGACGTCCCGATGATCCAAAAGCGGACGATCCGGCTCGCGATCGAACGGGGGGTGCCGGTGATCACCGCTACCGAGATGCTCGACTCGATGGTCCATTCGCCCCGCCCCACCCGCGCGGAGGCGTCGGACGTGGCCAACGCGGTGTTGGACGGCACCGATGCGGTGATGCTGTCGGGGGAAACAGCGGTCGGCGACCACCCGGTCGACGTCGTGAAGACGATGGACCGGATCGTCCGCCAGGTCGAAGCCAGCGACGAGTACGCCGAGACACGCGAGAGGCGGGTTCCGGCGGCACAGCGGGAATCGCGTACGGAAGCGCTCTCCAGATCGGCCAGGTATCTCGCCCGCGACATCGGCGCCGCCGCAATCGTTGCAGTCTCGGAGTCGGGATACACGGCACGGAAGACGGCCAAGTTCCGTCCCGGGGTGCCGGTCGTGGCGACCACTCCCGACGACCGGGTTCGTCGTCAACTCGCGCTCTCGTGGGGGGTCCAGCCGAAGTACGCCGACTACGCCGAGGGGATCGAAGAGATCCTCGACAACGCGGTCGAGGCAGCCCTGTCCGCGGGCGCCGCCGAGAGCGGGGATACCGTCGTCGTCCTGTCCGGAATGATGACCGAAGTGGAGGGAACGAACACAACGAACATGCTGAAGGTACACGTCGCCGCCGAGGCCGTCGCGACGGGCAAGCGGATCGTCGGCGGCCGGGTCGCCGCGCCGGTGATTCGGACCGCAAGCGGCGACCTCTCCGGTGTCGAGGACGGAACGTTGTTGGCGCTCGATGCGGATTTCGACGGCGAGTTCGAGGGCGACGTCCGGAAGCTCGCGGGGATCGTCGACGCTCGACCGGGAATGACGGGATATCCCGCCGTCGTCGCCAGGGAACTGGGGATCCCGATGGTGTCGGGGGCGCCGCTCCCCGATCGAATCGCGGACGGGACGGTTCTCACCCTGGACGCGGAACGCGGGGTCGTCTACGAGGGTGACGTGACGGTGGATGCGAGCCGTCGGTAG